A single region of the Podospora pseudopauciseta strain CBS 411.78 chromosome 1, whole genome shotgun sequence genome encodes:
- a CDS encoding hypothetical protein (EggNog:ENOG503NY2M; COG:U) yields the protein MAPISTPGSRAQSPVSDRSGHSHQNNNNNNNNNNNNNNNNNNNNNDDDDDDDEDPGASSARLEHEDGAKDNDVVVTPKVESHQTEDDPVLDGSGNAGIATTDIPTTTLPSPAIPTSDDLPGSLSAPTFTTFVSRDSHRTTTAGPAKMFFLVSLAKFAAFTDAFLTGLLVPLVPTIIEEKTHVPPAQIQVWIAVFLAAAGGTAAVVSPLMPFVTRQGPLTWVILLAGLAFAGASFALIQTATSLQMLIAARALQGVSSAATTGACSGMLATAVAINDRAPTLSWVSPAFIQGLALTGAPALSGFLYTQHKGPEAVFYLAYALITFTFLLTMIAAMITPKIEIGLAVTDIDYGAEPTSATEPRGYGTMSPELHRATPAIASRMRSSRSRSPQSVSSVMSSRSSASTILSEPSTWSFRLLVAVYGYFVLSLLTTALATVLPLRIMQKFGWTELGAGLMFVWLSAPAAVVGVLAGAFTARIPGSARWLTSIGFLASVPGILSLVSATGQTTEDNHGILTNPLLLTLAAISFAIGLCGDPLIKEITNVVGPTAVNDPSSAAAQASSLPNIAAAWGGLVGPLFAGAITWVWGFQILVQSLALVAATTGLLSVIFVQGWPGSSDVDMGRHRAQPATDEETAPLLVNDHQVAEFYPAGRPGILSKGKKNRPFAETPGSPSGRKNRTHRRHFSVDNSSITTITGAGSVETTGGQVRQVRFQASLEDSPDGLGTNQPPTRENSNQSNPERRYVMREAPHAPTTDPLLAAGSRYVIDEERSVAAGTERPKRHVVVFAEGTAPPELLARHRHHTVAINALDGTTQIVSNSTDSNHAVSVTEDSGEDAEFSEATSTRYVVVVVDEGEDESR from the exons ATGGCTCCAATATCTACACCGGGCAGCCGAGCCCAGAGCCCGGTCTCAGACCGCTCAGGCCATAgccaccaaaacaacaacaacaacaacaacaacaacaacaacaacaacaacaacaacaacaacaacaacaacgacgacgacgacgacgacgacgaggacccAGGTGCTTCTTCCGCGCGACTGGAACATGAGGACGGGGCCAAGGACAACGACGTGGTGGTAACGCCGAAAGTTGAATCTCATCAGACAGAAGATGACCCTGTTCTGGACGGGTCTGGCAATGCGGGCATTGCCACCACCGATATACCCACTACAACACTGCCTTCACCAGCCATTCCCACATCAGACGACCTCCCAGGTTCCCTCTCCGCGCCGACATTTACAACATTTGTCTCGCGAGATTCGCACAGAACAACCACCGCTGGTCCAGCAAAAATGTTCTTTCTCGTTTCCCTGGCAAAATTTGCCGCTTTTACAGATGCCTTCCTCACGGGATTA CTTGTTCCGTTGGTTCCTACCATTATTGAAGAGAAAACACATGTCCCACCAGCACAAA TCCAAGTGTGGATTGCTGTGTTTCTCGCTGCAGCTGGCGGAACAGCTGCTGTGGTATCCC CCTTGATGCCCTTCGTAACTCGGCAAGGGCCTTTGACCTGGGTCATTCTACTCGCAGGACTCGCATTTGCAGGAGCCTCGTTTGCGCTGATTCAGACTGCAACCAGCCTCCAGATGCTGATTGCCGCTCGAGCTCTCCAGGGTGTTTCTTCCGCGGCAACGACTGGTGCATGTTCTGGCATGTTGGCAACAGCAGTTGCCATCAATGACCGGGCACCAACTTTGTCTTGGGTTTCACCTGCCTTCATTCAGGGGCTGGCCTTGACCGGAGCACCTGCGCTCTCCGGTTTTCTCTACACGCAGCACAAGGGTCCAGAAGCCGTCTTCTACCTTGCGTATGCTCTCATCACCTTCACCTTTTTGCTGACAATGATCGCTGCAATGATCACTCCCAAGATTGAAATCGGCCTTGCAGTCACCGACATCGACTACGGTGCAGAACCTACTTCCGCAACAGAACCTCGCGGCTACGGCACCATGAGTCCTGAACTCCATAGGGCCACGCCCGCTATTGCTAGCAGAATGCGTTCATCGAGATCGAGATCCCCACAATCGGTATCCTCCGTAATGTCGAGTAGAAGTAGCGCTTCTACTATCCTTTCAGAGCCATCCACCTGGAGCTTTCGCCTGTTGGTGGCTGTGTATGGCTACTTTGTCCTCAGCCTCCTGACGACTGCGCTTGCCACCGTACTCCCTCTCCGAATAATGCAAAAATTTGGGTGGACAGAACTAGGGGCTGGGTTGATGTTTGTGTGGCTGTCAGCCCCTGCCGCGGTGGTTGGGGTTTTGGCCGGCGCCTTTACTGCTCGAATCCCTGGATCAGCCCGTTGGTTGACATCCATTGGGTTTTTGGCGTCGGTTCCTGGTATCTTGTCGCTTGTCTCGGCGACAGGACAGACCACGGAAGACAACCATGGTATTCTCACGAATCCATTACTGTTGACTCTCGCCGCCATATCTTTCGCCATAGGACTGTGCGGAGATCCATTGATCAAGGAGATTACGAACGTAGTGGGACCTACGGCAGTCAACGACCCGTCAAGTGCGGCCGCCCAGGCATCTAGTCTTCCAAATATCGCGGCTGCTTGGGGAGGCTTGGTCGGACCCCTATTTGCTGGCGCCATTACTTGGGTATGGGGGTTCCAGATCTTGGTTCAGTCTTTGGCGCTTGTCGCCGCAACAACCGGTCTGCTGAGCGTCATATTTGTACAAGGCTGGCCTGGTAGTTCTGATGTTGATATGGGTCGGCATCGCGCACAACCTGCAACAGATGAAGAAACAGCTCCTCTTCTGGTCAACGACCATCAAGTTGCCGAGTTCTATCCTGCTGGACGACCAGGTATTCTGAGCAAAGGCAAGAAGAACAGGCCTTTTGCCGAGACTCCAGGCTCTCCTAGCGGCCGCAAGAATCGCACCCACCGTCGGCACTTCAGTGTCGACAACTCCTCAATTACAACGATAACTGGAGCAGGAAGTGTTGAGACGACGGGCGGTCAAGTCCGCCAAGTCCGCTTTCAGGCCTCTCTGGAGGACAGTCCGGATGGGCTTGGGACGAATCAGCCACCCACAAGGGAAAACAGCAATCAATCCAATCCCGAACGTCGCTATGTCATGAGAGAGGCCCCTCACGCACCGACGACTGATCCTCTCTTGGCCGCGGGCAGTAGGTACGTCATTGACGAAGAGAGGTCAGTCGCTGCTGGTACCGAGAGACCGAAGCGCCATGTGGTGGTGTTCGCTGAGGGGACAGCGCCACCAGAGCTGCTGGCACGTCATCGGCACCACACCGTTGCGATCAATGCCTTGGACGGAACCACTCAAATCGTATCGAACAGCACCGATAGTAACCATGCTGTCTCGGTGACAGAGGACAGTGGGGAGGATGCCGAGTTTTCCGAAGCGACTTCGACGCGTtatgtggtggttgttgtggacGAGGGTGAAGATGAGAGCaggtga
- a CDS encoding hypothetical protein (COG:S; EggNog:ENOG503P1CI) yields MRILPGLGLSGSHDVDFETKLLGELSHECLCRYHSDDETAKTLVEQWKTALKKASSQYQKTERTTSKESLSTDSVAHHARTQSPPLSSTESEETTEVMPKDHPEDSTVLKQEAIVEQTIEQSISASSPRLNSTESASPPAGKTPPKLDFSTPVPGATPSKSPEVSKSTPLFDFTQLFQTPGSHKPTVNPHKGTPAPAAFKYDQSRTPGTSSTADMSHSSLASLNPNENSPSFVFTSSSTPSRPPADTEGSLPKSENPFRYSGSPIREAGQRIIKSLREVGDMEVPNELDGDISGLGQSIERLRLRLEKGRTLCRSGPDAGSEGDDETSDQDGKKKDGVKEEDSPSCVITCRPTRRIQNASEDCAQIVQKARELSNQRNVLSALQFHVLDQRFQEVATAADNTYSWILDGQDVTPSGDFQEHESKLKAVQLADEWLRKGDGVLHISGKPGAGKSTPMKFLCEHETTYEKLGEWVGDVRKLVLGKFFWRQGTPLQKSLSGLKRALLYSVLKQFPEFIETIFPQHRDPSEYQPGIQPPALSINNKEISDGLNQLLCSPDV; encoded by the exons ATGAGAATTCTCCCAGGTCTCGGCCTGTCTGGTTCGCACGATGTCGATTTCGAGACCAAACTTCTCGGCGAGTTGAGCCACGAATGCTTGTGCCGATATCACAGCGACGACGAAACTGCAAAGACCTTGGTGGAGCAGTGGAAGACGGCTTTGAAGAAGGCCAGTTCGCAATATCAGAAGACGGAGCGAACTACATCAAAGGAATCTTTGAGCACGGATTCCGTGGCTCATCACGCTCGAACGCAGTCGCCGCCCCTGAGTTCCACAGAATCGGAGGAGACAACGGAAGTCATGCCCAAGGACCACCCGGAAGACTCTACGGTACTAAAGCAAGAGGCCATCGTTGAACAAACGATAGAGCAGTCAATATCTGCCAGTTCTCCTAGATTAAACTCCACCGAGTCAGCATCACCGCCAGCGGGGAAAACGCCCCCAAAGCTGGACTTTTCTACCCCCGTTCCAGGCGCAACACCGTCCAAATCGCCAGAAGTCAGCAAGTCTACACCTTTATTTGACTTCACTCAGCTCTTCCAGACCCCTGGCTCCCACAAGCCTACAGTCAACCCACACAAAGGCACACCTGCCCCAGCGGCCTTCAAATATGATCAGTCTAGAACACCCGGCACCTCCAGCACAGCAGACATGTCGCACTCTTCACTCGCAAGTCTTAACCCTAACGAGAATAGCCCTTCCTTTGTCTTCACAAGTTCATCGACTCCTTCTAGGCCTCCAGCCGACACAGAGGGGAGCCTTCCCAAGTCTGAAAATCctttccgatactccggGAGCCCTATTCGCGAGGCTGGGCAGCGAATTATAAAGAGTCTAAGGGAGGTTGGGGATATGGAAGTGCCGAACGAGCTAGACGGTGATATATCAGGGTTGGGGCAGAGTATTGAGAGATTGCGGCTTCGTCTTGAGAAGGGACGCACACTGTGCCGCAGTGGACCAGATGCGGGCTCtgaaggtgatgatgagactTCTGACCAGGatggaaaaaagaaggatggagtgaaggaggaggactcTCCCT CTTGCGTCATCACCTGCCGCCCTACCCGGCGCATTCAGAACGCCTCGGAGGATTGTGCACAAATTGTCCAAAAGGCCAGAGAACTTTCAAACCAGCGCAACGTTTTATCTGCATTACAGTTTCACGTCCTTGATCAGCGATTCCAGGAAGTCGCCACGGCTGCCGACAACACCTACTCATGGATTCTTGATGGCCAGGACGTCACACCCTCAGGCGACTTCCAAGAACACGAGTCGAAGTTGAAAGCCGTTCAGCTTGCAGATGAGTGGCTTCGAAAAGGCGATGGCGTATTGCACATTTCCGGAAAGCCTGGGGCCGGAAAATCAACGCCCATGAAATTTCTCTGCGAACATGAGACTACCTACGAGAAATTGGGAGAGTGGGTTGGCGATGTCAGGAAGTTGGTGCTTGGAAAGTTCTTCTGGAGACAAGGCACTCCCTTACAGAAAAGTCTGTCAGGCCTGAAGCGTGCCCTGCTATACAGCGTCCTGAAGCAGTTCCCAGAATTCATCGAAACCATCTTTCCACAGCATCGGGACCCTTCGGAATATCAACCCGGAATTCAGCCTCCGGCGCTTTCCATTAACAACAAGGAGATCTCGGACGGATTAAATCAGCTGCTGTGTAGTCCCGATGTTTAA